In Tolypothrix sp. NIES-4075, the following proteins share a genomic window:
- the petC gene encoding cytochrome b6-f complex iron-sulfur subunit encodes MAQFSESADVPDMGRRQFMNLLTFGTVTGVALGALYPVVKFFIPTSASGAGGGTIAKDELGNNVSVAKFLESHNVGDRTLVQGLKGDPTYIVVESKEAIADYGINAVCTHLGCVVPWNTAENKFKCPCHGSQYDPTGKVVRGPAPKSLPLAHAKVNDDTIVLTPWTETDFRTGEEPWWA; translated from the coding sequence ATGGCTCAATTTTCAGAATCAGCAGACGTGCCCGATATGGGGCGCCGTCAATTCATGAATCTGCTTACTTTTGGGACTGTTACCGGAGTAGCTCTGGGAGCATTGTATCCCGTAGTCAAGTTTTTTATTCCTACTTCAGCTAGCGGTGCTGGTGGTGGGACAATAGCAAAAGACGAGTTAGGTAACAACGTCAGCGTAGCTAAATTTTTAGAAAGCCATAATGTGGGCGATCGCACTTTAGTTCAAGGACTCAAAGGAGATCCAACCTATATTGTGGTAGAAAGCAAAGAGGCGATCGCTGATTACGGCATTAACGCTGTCTGTACACACTTAGGTTGTGTTGTTCCTTGGAACACAGCCGAAAATAAATTTAAGTGTCCTTGTCACGGTTCCCAGTACGATCCTACTGGTAAGGTTGTCCGAGGTCCAGCACCGAAGTCTTTGCCTTTAGCTCATGCCAAAGTAAATGACGACACAATTGTGTTGACTCCTTGGACTGAAACCGACTTCCGCACAGGTGAAGAACCTTGGTGGGCTTAA
- the menB gene encoding 1,4-dihydroxy-2-naphthoyl-CoA synthase encodes MQINWETAKTYEDILYHKADGIAKITINRPHKRNAFRPKTVFELYDAFGNAREDTTIGVVLFTGAGPHTDGKYAFCAGGDQSVRGHAGYVDDNGVPRLNVLDLQRLIRSMPKVVIALVAGYAIGGGHVLHLICDLTIAADNAIFGQTGPKVGSFDGGFGASYLARIVGQKKAREIWFLCRQYTAQQAEEMGLVNCVVPVEQLEKEGIQWAQEILEKSPIAIRCLKAAFNADCDGQAGLQELAGNATLLYYMTQEGSEGKQAFLEKRPPNFRDFPWLP; translated from the coding sequence ATGCAAATCAATTGGGAAACTGCCAAAACCTACGAAGATATTCTTTACCACAAAGCTGACGGTATCGCCAAAATCACTATCAATCGTCCCCACAAACGCAATGCTTTTCGTCCGAAAACTGTCTTTGAACTTTACGACGCTTTTGGCAATGCCCGTGAAGATACTACTATTGGTGTTGTACTATTTACTGGGGCTGGTCCCCACACAGATGGGAAATATGCCTTTTGTGCTGGTGGCGATCAAAGTGTGCGAGGGCACGCAGGTTATGTAGATGATAATGGTGTACCTCGTTTGAATGTGCTGGATTTACAACGCCTGATTCGTTCGATGCCGAAAGTAGTAATTGCTTTGGTTGCTGGATATGCGATCGGTGGTGGACATGTCCTACACTTAATTTGCGATCTCACCATCGCCGCCGATAACGCCATTTTTGGACAGACTGGTCCGAAAGTCGGGAGTTTTGACGGTGGTTTTGGCGCAAGTTATCTCGCTCGCATCGTCGGACAAAAAAAAGCGCGAGAAATTTGGTTTCTCTGCCGGCAATACACTGCACAACAAGCCGAGGAAATGGGTTTAGTTAATTGTGTCGTACCAGTAGAACAACTAGAAAAAGAAGGAATTCAGTGGGCACAAGAGATATTAGAAAAAAGTCCGATCGCTATTCGCTGTCTCAAAGCCGCATTCAACGCCGATTGTGATGGGCAAGCTGGTTTACAAGAACTCGCAGGTAATGCCACTTTACTTTATTACATGACCCAAGAAGGTTCTGAAGGCAAACAAGCTTTTCTGGAAAAGCGTCCGCCAAATTTTCGCGACTTCCCTTGGCTTCCTTAA
- a CDS encoding DNA cytosine methyltransferase, with translation MIEKKLICISLFTGAFGLDLGMERAGFHTVSVVENDSDATKTIALNRPHLKEIAVPRDITKIDAQELLCEGGRILDIGRTLNKGEVDLVIGGPPCQPFSTAGLRGSVMDPRGSLFMDFIRIVREIQPRFFVMENVRGLLSAPIRHRPIHMRKGQPLELDEMRGAALSVVLAEMKALGYNVVYNLLEAADYGVPQNRQRVIFIGSRDNEAFTFPVATHSEDGINLPKWRTLRDAIFELVDLQPQFIPYSENRLKYLRLLKSGQNWRYLPEELKREAMGGAYNSGGGKVGFYRRLSWDKPSPTITTSPHQKATDMCHPQELRPLTIRESAVIQTFPDEWVFYGSVSSKYKQIGNAVPVLLAKAIGDYIYNLIQGKKPQGKEMVEQLSVFTHS, from the coding sequence TTGATAGAAAAAAAACTAATCTGTATTTCACTTTTTACAGGAGCTTTTGGTTTAGACCTTGGTATGGAACGTGCCGGATTTCATACTGTAAGTGTGGTAGAAAATGATTCTGATGCCACAAAAACAATAGCTCTTAATCGACCACATCTTAAAGAAATTGCTGTACCAAGGGATATCACAAAAATAGACGCTCAAGAGTTACTGTGCGAGGGAGGACGTATTTTAGATATTGGCAGGACTTTAAACAAAGGGGAAGTAGATTTAGTAATTGGTGGTCCACCGTGTCAACCTTTTAGTACAGCAGGATTACGTGGTTCAGTGATGGACCCTCGCGGCAGTTTGTTTATGGACTTTATCCGCATAGTTAGAGAAATTCAGCCACGTTTTTTTGTGATGGAAAACGTGAGAGGGTTGCTATCTGCTCCTATCCGACATAGACCGATACACATGCGTAAAGGACAACCCCTAGAATTAGATGAAATGCGTGGTGCTGCTCTTTCGGTTGTGTTGGCTGAAATGAAAGCGCTTGGATACAACGTGGTTTACAACCTTTTAGAAGCAGCAGATTATGGTGTTCCACAAAATAGACAGCGCGTCATATTTATTGGTTCTAGAGATAATGAAGCTTTCACATTTCCTGTAGCTACTCATAGCGAAGATGGTATCAATTTACCTAAATGGCGTACTCTTAGAGATGCCATATTCGAGTTAGTTGATTTGCAACCACAGTTTATTCCTTACTCTGAAAACCGTCTGAAGTATCTAAGACTTTTAAAATCAGGACAAAATTGGAGATACTTACCTGAAGAATTAAAGCGTGAAGCTATGGGAGGAGCATATAATTCAGGAGGAGGTAAAGTTGGTTTTTACAGACGTTTGTCTTGGGATAAACCCTCTCCTACTATCACGACAAGTCCACATCAAAAAGCTACAGATATGTGTCATCCACAAGAATTGCGTCCCCTGACTATACGCGAATCTGCTGTTATTCAAACTTTTCCTGACGAGTGGGTTTTCTATGGTTCAGTAAGTTCTAAATATAAACAAATTGGTAATGCAGTACCAGTTTTACTTGCAAAAGCGATCGGTGATTATATTTACAATTTGATTCAGGGAAAGAAACCACAGGGAAAAGAAATGGTTGAACAATTGTCAGTGTTTACTCATTCTTAA
- the tatC gene encoding twin-arginine translocase subunit TatC, which produces MTPSQDVDTSTDLGIDPEGYGNPESDPLDELPGEVEMSIFDHLEELRQRIFYALIAVAVGVIGCFLAVKPIVQLLEVPAKGVKFLQLAPGEYFFVSLKVAGYSGLVLASPFVLYQIIQFVLPGLTRRERRLLIPVMLGSSVLFVGGLVFAYILLIPAALNFFISYGADVVEQLWSIDKYFEFVLLLLFSTGLAFQIPVIQLLLGALGILSSQKMLSGWRYVIIGSVVLGAILTPSTDPFTQSLLAGAVLGLYFGGIGLVKLVGK; this is translated from the coding sequence ATGACTCCTTCCCAAGACGTAGACACTTCAACTGACCTAGGTATCGACCCCGAAGGATACGGCAACCCAGAATCAGATCCTCTTGATGAGTTGCCTGGTGAAGTCGAAATGTCGATTTTCGACCACCTAGAGGAGTTACGACAGCGGATTTTTTATGCCTTGATTGCTGTAGCAGTGGGTGTTATTGGCTGCTTTCTTGCCGTCAAACCGATTGTCCAACTGTTGGAAGTACCAGCAAAAGGAGTTAAATTTCTCCAACTTGCTCCGGGAGAATATTTCTTTGTCTCCCTAAAAGTTGCCGGTTACAGTGGTTTGGTGCTTGCCAGTCCTTTTGTACTTTACCAAATTATTCAGTTCGTACTCCCAGGATTGACCAGACGTGAACGACGCTTGCTTATACCCGTGATGTTGGGTTCGAGTGTGCTGTTTGTCGGTGGGTTAGTGTTTGCTTATATACTGCTGATTCCAGCCGCTTTGAACTTCTTCATCAGCTACGGTGCAGATGTAGTCGAGCAATTATGGTCGATTGACAAATATTTTGAATTTGTGCTGTTGTTATTATTTAGCACCGGATTAGCATTTCAAATTCCGGTGATTCAACTGTTGCTAGGTGCTTTAGGAATTCTTTCTTCTCAAAAAATGCTTTCTGGTTGGCGTTATGTAATTATTGGATCGGTGGTTTTGGGAGCTATTCTCACACCTTCTACAGATCCCTTTACCCAAAGTCTTTTAGCTGGTGCAGTCTTGGGGCTTTATTTCGGTGGTATCGGTCTGGTTAAGCTTGTTGGGAAGTGA
- a CDS encoding glutathione binding-like protein codes for MIDLYTFTTPNGRKASVMLEEVGLPYNVHKIDITKNEQFTPEYIAINPNSKIPAIVDQDTDIKVFESGAILIYLAEKSGKFLPIDQKGRFEVLEWLMWQMGGVGPMSGQLNHFKRFAPEKIPYAIARYEKETLRLYSVLDKQLADKEFICGDYSIADIATYPWISIYESQGLTLDNHPNLKRWVETVQQRPALQRGMKVP; via the coding sequence ATGATTGACCTTTACACCTTCACCACACCCAACGGACGTAAGGCTTCGGTTATGTTGGAGGAAGTTGGACTTCCCTACAACGTCCACAAAATCGACATTACCAAAAACGAGCAGTTTACACCGGAGTATATTGCAATCAATCCCAATAGCAAGATTCCCGCGATTGTTGACCAAGATACTGACATTAAAGTTTTTGAATCGGGTGCAATTTTGATTTATTTGGCAGAAAAAAGCGGTAAATTCCTACCTATTGATCAAAAAGGTCGCTTTGAAGTACTTGAGTGGCTGATGTGGCAAATGGGAGGTGTAGGACCAATGTCTGGGCAACTCAATCATTTTAAACGGTTTGCGCCAGAAAAGATTCCTTATGCGATCGCACGCTATGAAAAAGAAACTCTACGACTTTACAGCGTGTTAGATAAACAATTAGCAGACAAAGAATTTATCTGCGGTGACTATTCGATTGCAGACATAGCCACCTATCCTTGGATATCCATTTATGAAAGTCAAGGTTTAACGCTAGATAATCACCCAAATCTCAAACGTTGGGTAGAAACAGTACAGCAACGTCCAGCACTACAGCGAGGGATGAAAGTGCCGTAA
- a CDS encoding DUF3067 family protein has translation MTGQELRQLLLDKWGRSYDVQLRRTQGKIFVQIMWKYVEQVSFPLSEADYQEHLNTVATYLDAFGGTIQVQTFITQTRERPRLGKAVSIPLDLGERASEWLID, from the coding sequence ATGACCGGACAAGAATTACGTCAACTGTTGCTTGATAAGTGGGGACGCTCATACGATGTCCAGTTGCGACGGACACAAGGTAAGATATTTGTGCAAATAATGTGGAAATATGTTGAGCAAGTATCTTTTCCCTTAAGTGAAGCAGACTACCAAGAGCATCTCAATACTGTTGCTACTTATCTTGATGCCTTTGGTGGTACAATTCAAGTGCAAACATTTATTACTCAAACTCGCGAACGTCCGCGACTTGGTAAAGCAGTTAGCATTCCTTTAGATTTAGGTGAACGTGCTTCCGAATGGTTAATTGATTAG
- the petA gene encoding cytochrome f translates to MRNAFTPARLTRSAKAMVKTLLIAIATVTLFFTSDLVLPQSAAAYPFWAQETYPETPREATGRIVCANCHLAAKLTEVEIPQSILPDTVFKAVVKIPYDTSVEQVGADGSKTGLNVGAVLMLPDGFKIAPEDRIPEDMKEEIEGLFYQPYSEDKENIVIIGPLPGEQYQEIVFPVLSPNPATDKNIHFGKYQVHAGGNRGRGQVYPTGEKSNNTVYNASASGTITKIGKEEDEDGNVKYAINIQSETGETVTDKVPVGPELLVSQGQTVQSGDALTSNPNVGGFGQDDAEIVLQDAGRIKGLIAFIALVMLAQVLLVLKKKQVEKVQAAEMNF, encoded by the coding sequence ATGAGAAATGCCTTTACACCGGCGAGGTTGACTCGCAGCGCTAAAGCGATGGTAAAAACATTGCTGATAGCGATCGCTACTGTGACATTGTTCTTCACCAGCGATTTAGTCCTTCCCCAATCAGCTGCTGCTTACCCATTTTGGGCACAGGAAACCTATCCCGAAACCCCCCGTGAAGCAACAGGACGCATTGTTTGCGCTAACTGTCACCTAGCGGCAAAACTGACGGAAGTAGAAATTCCCCAATCGATATTACCTGATACCGTATTTAAAGCGGTAGTAAAAATTCCTTACGACACCAGCGTAGAGCAAGTAGGTGCTGATGGCTCCAAAACTGGCTTAAATGTTGGTGCTGTACTGATGTTACCCGATGGCTTCAAGATTGCTCCTGAGGATCGCATCCCTGAGGACATGAAAGAAGAAATTGAAGGTTTATTTTATCAACCCTACTCAGAAGACAAAGAAAACATTGTCATCATCGGACCACTACCCGGTGAACAGTATCAAGAAATCGTTTTCCCAGTTCTTTCTCCCAACCCCGCAACCGACAAAAATATCCACTTTGGTAAATATCAAGTTCACGCAGGTGGAAACCGTGGACGCGGACAAGTTTACCCCACTGGTGAAAAGAGCAACAACACCGTTTACAACGCTTCCGCTAGTGGCACAATTACCAAAATTGGCAAAGAGGAAGATGAAGATGGTAACGTTAAATACGCCATAAACATCCAATCCGAGACTGGTGAAACAGTTACAGATAAGGTTCCCGTCGGACCCGAACTGCTTGTTTCCCAAGGACAAACAGTTCAGTCTGGTGACGCTTTGACCAGTAATCCCAACGTCGGGGGATTTGGTCAAGATGATGCCGAAATTGTTCTGCAAGATGCTGGCAGAATTAAAGGCTTAATCGCATTCATCGCTTTGGTGATGTTAGCTCAAGTTTTGTTAGTGCTGAAGAAAAAGCAGGTAGAGAAAGTTCAAGCTGCTGAGATGAATTTCTAA
- the selD gene encoding selenide, water dikinase SelD: MQQNTQPIVKDLVLIGGGHSHAIALLMFGMKPLPGVRLTLITEASDTPYSGMLPGHIAGFYNHDECHIDLRRLTQFAQAQLYIDKVVGLDLKNNKIFCANRPSVAFDVLSIDIGSTPATLSVSGAEYAIPAKPVAQLLKHWYQLIEEVAEKREKLITIGVVGGGAGGVELALSMQGNLLGTRDWEKNFPNVEIHLFQRDAELMPHYHPSVRHLVRQLLIKRKMRLHLRENVCKVVPNNFSLISDQPAEKGELNIICESGLKVKCARLFWVTQASAPQWLKTTQLATDEQGFILVDDTLRSLTHPHVFAAGDIATMVNHPRPKAGVFAVRQGKPLFENLQRILSGKSLKPYKPQKEYLSLIGTGDKRAIATRGFFTLPPHKLLWHLKDSIDRRFMQRFSRDAINRVSTKDWGLGIKRYLQNFFSPPFVQTRLIASLLPPSPTPPCAGCGSKVGSIVLKAVLDRIKQEQLIGKDRKDIIIGLDAPDDAAVIKIENNQLMVQTIDYFPSLINDPYIFGQISANHCLNDILAMGAVPQSALAIATIPHAAPPKIAEILYQLLSGAVKVLNQAQAPLIGGHTTEGAELAFGLTCNGLVYPDKLLRKSGMQPNEVLILTKALGIGTLFAAQMRHQAKNRWIDAAVESMLLSNQAAACLLSHYATACTDVTGFGLLGHLLEMVQASGLAVELQLEAIPILEGAKETLQQGILSSLHPENLQASHYISNLAQTESHFNYPILFDPQTAGGLLASIPETQAEECLIALKNLGYKNSCIIGRVSGKVERKPITLIK, translated from the coding sequence ATGCAACAAAATACACAACCAATTGTAAAAGACTTAGTGTTGATTGGTGGCGGTCACAGCCATGCGATCGCACTTTTGATGTTTGGCATGAAACCGTTACCAGGAGTAAGGTTAACCTTGATTACCGAAGCTTCAGATACACCCTACTCTGGAATGCTACCCGGACACATTGCCGGATTTTACAACCATGATGAATGTCACATCGATTTGCGACGTTTAACTCAATTCGCTCAAGCACAATTATACATCGACAAAGTAGTTGGTCTTGACTTAAAAAATAATAAAATTTTTTGTGCTAACCGTCCATCTGTAGCTTTTGATGTGCTGTCAATTGATATTGGTAGTACTCCCGCTACGCTATCTGTATCAGGTGCAGAATATGCAATTCCGGCTAAACCTGTAGCGCAACTACTCAAACATTGGTATCAGTTAATTGAGGAAGTTGCTGAAAAGCGGGAAAAATTAATCACAATTGGAGTAGTAGGTGGTGGCGCTGGTGGTGTAGAATTGGCGCTGTCGATGCAAGGGAATTTACTAGGGACTAGGGATTGGGAGAAGAATTTTCCTAATGTGGAAATTCATTTATTTCAACGTGACGCGGAACTGATGCCTCATTATCATCCATCAGTGCGGCATCTAGTTAGACAACTTTTGATTAAGCGCAAGATGCGACTGCATTTGAGGGAAAATGTGTGTAAAGTCGTACCAAATAACTTTAGTTTGATATCTGATCAGCCAGCAGAGAAAGGTGAATTAAATATTATATGTGAATCTGGGTTGAAAGTGAAATGCGCTCGCTTGTTCTGGGTAACTCAAGCATCAGCACCGCAGTGGTTAAAAACAACACAATTGGCAACTGATGAGCAAGGCTTTATTTTAGTTGATGACACATTGCGATCGCTAACACATCCACACGTATTTGCAGCTGGTGATATTGCCACAATGGTAAATCACCCGCGTCCGAAAGCTGGTGTATTTGCAGTTAGGCAAGGTAAACCTTTATTTGAGAACTTGCAGCGAATTTTATCAGGAAAATCGCTCAAACCTTACAAACCACAGAAAGAATATTTAAGTTTAATTGGTACTGGGGATAAACGTGCGATCGCCACACGAGGATTTTTCACTTTGCCTCCGCATAAATTATTGTGGCATCTCAAAGACTCGATTGATCGCCGATTTATGCAGCGCTTTAGTAGAGACGCGATTAATCGCGTCTCTACTAAGGACTGGGGACTAGGAATTAAGAGGTATTTGCAGAACTTCTTTTCTCCCCCTTTTGTACAGACGCGATTAATCGCGTCTCTACTCCCCCCCTCCCCCACTCCCCCCTGTGCCGGCTGCGGATCTAAAGTTGGTAGTATAGTATTAAAAGCAGTTCTAGATCGCATCAAGCAAGAACAACTCATTGGCAAAGATAGAAAAGATATCATTATTGGATTGGATGCACCAGACGATGCAGCGGTGATAAAGATAGAAAATAATCAGTTGATGGTGCAGACGATTGATTATTTTCCGAGTTTGATTAACGACCCGTATATATTTGGGCAAATTAGCGCCAATCATTGCTTAAATGATATTTTGGCTATGGGTGCTGTTCCTCAAAGTGCGTTAGCGATCGCTACTATTCCTCATGCTGCACCACCTAAAATCGCCGAAATTCTTTATCAATTATTATCTGGTGCTGTAAAAGTGCTAAATCAAGCACAAGCACCCCTCATCGGTGGACACACAACCGAAGGTGCAGAATTAGCATTTGGCTTAACTTGCAACGGATTAGTTTATCCAGATAAACTCTTACGCAAAAGCGGAATGCAACCAAATGAAGTGCTAATTTTGACAAAAGCCCTAGGAATCGGCACATTATTTGCAGCTCAGATGCGTCACCAAGCTAAAAATCGTTGGATTGATGCTGCTGTCGAGTCGATGCTGTTATCAAATCAAGCTGCTGCATGTTTATTATCACACTACGCGACAGCTTGCACTGATGTTACAGGCTTTGGCTTGTTGGGACACTTGCTAGAAATGGTGCAAGCTTCTGGTCTTGCAGTTGAATTACAACTTGAAGCTATACCGATTTTAGAAGGTGCAAAAGAGACATTACAACAAGGAATTCTTAGCTCACTGCATCCAGAAAATTTGCAAGCATCACATTACATTTCCAATTTGGCACAGACAGAGAGCCATTTTAATTATCCCATATTATTTGACCCGCAAACTGCCGGCGGTCTTTTAGCTTCAATTCCAGAAACGCAAGCTGAAGAATGTTTAATTGCACTGAAAAATTTAGGATATAAAAATAGCTGCATAATTGGTCGCGTCAGCGGCAAAGTTGAACGTAAGCCAATTACCTTAATAAAGTGA
- a CDS encoding pentapeptide repeat-containing protein encodes MSANKTDTLLNRLIAISVIFTVSLTLILLAFSHHEKVSTQQEIENRNQTLTTSAIVFLGLAGMINAYYAAKRAEALEKSAEAAQRNIELGIQNTKLNEDRLVAERFMAAIEQLGHDKVETRTGAIYALERVAQDFPKEHWTIMEILSAFVRENAPILVEQRQQTEEDSEPRFGRHTRITHREHRDDLNWMEESPRIRTDIQVALTVIGRRDSHKDPVNQKIDLRNTHIRRADLRGVDFAGADLSGSDLCGADLRSADLCGADLDKAQLCGSILYEANLQSCSLMGANLSGANLNKIKLCGANLRAANLSGASLRAANLTDANLYKANLQQATLKLANLCGAKLFLANLQQAKFGKANLQGTGLIGANLQQANLNGANLSNANLNAAKLQQTEVLFANLSQASLIEVDLYRANLMGANLQRAILHEANLCEANLMGANLYGANLCDVKLEGAILTGVKNLDPQQIRGALGDRTTRLPDNVEVPMHWRQTV; translated from the coding sequence ATGTCTGCTAACAAGACAGACACGCTGTTGAATCGGTTAATAGCCATATCGGTTATATTTACTGTCTCATTGACTCTAATTTTATTGGCATTTTCTCATCATGAGAAAGTGTCAACGCAGCAAGAAATAGAGAACAGAAATCAAACATTAACAACTTCTGCAATAGTTTTTTTAGGACTAGCAGGAATGATTAATGCTTATTATGCAGCAAAGCGTGCAGAAGCTTTAGAAAAAAGTGCGGAAGCAGCCCAAAGAAACATCGAACTCGGCATTCAAAATACCAAACTCAATGAAGATAGGTTGGTTGCCGAACGCTTTATGGCAGCGATTGAACAACTTGGACATGACAAAGTAGAAACACGGACAGGTGCAATTTACGCTTTAGAACGAGTTGCTCAAGATTTTCCGAAAGAACACTGGACAATCATGGAAATTCTCTCAGCTTTTGTGCGCGAGAATGCTCCGATACTGGTGGAACAACGACAACAAACCGAGGAAGATTCTGAACCTCGTTTTGGCAGACACACCCGCATCACGCATCGCGAACATCGCGACGATCTCAACTGGATGGAAGAATCACCGCGCATTCGTACAGATATTCAAGTGGCTTTAACAGTCATCGGTAGACGCGATTCACACAAAGACCCGGTAAATCAGAAAATTGATTTACGCAATACTCACATCAGACGTGCAGACCTGCGTGGAGTAGATTTTGCCGGAGCAGACTTGAGTGGATCTGACCTTTGTGGTGCAGACTTGCGATCAGCCGATCTGTGTGGTGCAGACCTCGATAAAGCTCAACTCTGTGGTTCAATTTTGTATGAAGCCAACTTGCAATCATGCAGCTTGATGGGAGCCAACCTTTCCGGAGCCAATCTGAATAAAATTAAGCTGTGTGGAGCAAATTTGCGTGCAGCTAACCTCTCTGGTGCAAGTTTGCGTGCGGCAAATCTCACCGACGCCAACCTTTATAAAGCCAACTTACAACAAGCAACTTTAAAACTTGCCAACCTCTGTGGTGCAAAGCTGTTTTTAGCCAACTTGCAACAAGCAAAGTTCGGTAAAGCTAACTTGCAGGGTACTGGTTTGATTGGAGCCAACTTGCAACAAGCAAACTTGAATGGAGCCAATCTTAGTAACGCAAATTTGAATGCAGCCAAACTGCAACAAACAGAGGTATTGTTTGCTAATTTGTCTCAAGCAAGTTTGATAGAAGTTGATTTGTATAGAGCAAATTTAATGGGAGCTAACTTGCAAAGAGCAATCCTTCATGAAGCTAACCTTTGTGAGGCAAACTTGATGGGAGCCAACCTTTATGGAGCGAATCTTTGCGATGTCAAATTAGAAGGAGCAATTTTGACAGGTGTGAAAAATTTAGACCCACAGCAGATTAGAGGAGCATTAGGTGATCGCACAACTCGTCTACCTGATAATGTTGAAGTACCAATGCATTGGCGGCAAACTGTCTAA
- a CDS encoding pentapeptide repeat-containing protein, whose product MKQISVVLTSAGAILNSANLSRANLHQANLRQANLHSTNLSGTKLDRANFRDANLY is encoded by the coding sequence GTGAAGCAAATCTCGGTGGTGCTAACGAGTGCAGGGGCAATTCTCAATTCAGCCAACCTCAGCAGGGCAAATTTGCATCAAGCCAATTTACGTCAAGCTAATTTGCATTCCACAAATCTCAGTGGTACGAAACTGGATCGGGCAAACTTCCGGGATGCTAACCTGTATTAA
- a CDS encoding type II toxin-antitoxin system YhaV family toxin has product MALFTCNKWQIFFYPLFNEQWVELRNRVRILKNDLSKEEFITHSDVKLLKALNISIKEKIPQDPFASHFVLQKPLQKYGRLKKMGLPERYRLFFRAFKEQKIIIILWLGFPRKEGDKKDCYEVFTKKVNNGEFPESIDELKAECEEEIKNE; this is encoded by the coding sequence ATGGCTTTATTTACTTGTAATAAATGGCAAATTTTTTTCTATCCATTGTTTAATGAACAGTGGGTAGAATTGCGTAATAGAGTGAGAATTTTAAAAAATGATTTATCTAAAGAAGAATTTATTACACATTCAGATGTCAAATTATTAAAGGCATTAAATATTAGTATTAAAGAAAAAATTCCTCAAGACCCTTTTGCTTCCCACTTTGTTTTACAAAAACCTTTGCAAAAATATGGTCGTCTCAAAAAAATGGGACTACCTGAAAGATATAGATTATTCTTTAGAGCATTCAAAGAACAAAAAATTATTATTATTCTTTGGCTAGGTTTTCCCCGAAAGGAAGGGGATAAAAAAGATTGTTATGAAGTTTTTACAAAAAAAGTGAATAATGGTGAGTTTCCTGAAAGTATAGATGAGCTGAAAGCAGAATGTGAGGAAGAAATTAAGAATGAGTAA